A stretch of the Sulfurospirillum sp. UCH001 genome encodes the following:
- a CDS encoding NADH-quinone oxidoreductase subunit B family protein, with translation MAQHKINYLQEAGLPVALTTVDKLVQWGRSNSLWPLTYGLACCAIEMMATGASRYDFDRFGTIFRASPRQADVIVIAGTLTKKHAPFMRRLYDQMPDPKWVISMGSCANTGGMFNTYATVQGADRIVPVDIYLPGCAPRPETLQYALMLLQKKIRTEKASRRLAPKRLV, from the coding sequence ATGGCACAGCATAAGATAAATTATCTTCAAGAAGCAGGGCTTCCTGTGGCACTCACCACAGTGGATAAACTGGTTCAATGGGGTAGAAGTAACTCGTTGTGGCCGTTAACCTATGGACTTGCGTGTTGTGCAATTGAGATGATGGCTACGGGTGCGAGTCGTTATGACTTTGATCGTTTTGGAACAATTTTTAGAGCAAGCCCTAGACAAGCCGATGTGATTGTTATTGCTGGAACATTAACAAAAAAACATGCACCATTTATGCGTCGCTTGTACGATCAAATGCCTGATCCAAAATGGGTCATTAGTATGGGAAGCTGTGCCAATACCGGAGGAATGTTTAACACTTATGCAACGGTTCAAGGAGCGGATCGTATCGTTCCTGTTGATATTTATCTTCCAGGGTGTGCGCCTCGTCCAGAAACCCTTCAATACGCATTGATGCTTTTGCAAAAGAAAATTCGCACTGAAAAAGCATCACGAAGACTTGCTCCTAAAAGGTTGGTATGA
- a CDS encoding NADH-quinone oxidoreductase subunit J has protein sequence MFEIIAFYIFAALTIGMFAIVVMSRNALYSMSALAGGMIFISGFFFILDAEFLGVVQIVVYSGAIMALYAFGMMFFDTTRDVSEKMRSKKIAYTLSVISAILVVAILCAPLVSENIQASYPSMDNVGNVQMIGIVLFTKYLVPFELAAIMLLVAMIAGIVLASKKMDEYLAIEDDEVEEAKEVK, from the coding sequence ATGTTTGAAATTATTGCATTTTATATTTTTGCCGCACTCACCATTGGTATGTTTGCGATTGTGGTTATGAGTCGTAATGCACTCTATTCCATGAGCGCATTAGCAGGCGGAATGATCTTTATCTCTGGCTTCTTCTTTATTTTAGATGCAGAGTTTTTAGGGGTTGTTCAAATTGTCGTTTATTCAGGCGCAATTATGGCTCTGTACGCGTTTGGTATGATGTTTTTTGATACAACAAGAGATGTCAGTGAAAAAATGCGTTCTAAAAAAATTGCCTATACGCTTTCTGTCATTAGTGCCATTTTAGTGGTTGCGATTTTATGCGCTCCTCTGGTTTCGGAAAATATTCAAGCTTCGTATCCAAGCATGGATAATGTGGGCAATGTACAGATGATCGGAATTGTTTTATTTACAAAATATTTGGTACCGTTTGAGTTAGCGGCTATTATGCTCTTAGTTGCCATGATTGCGGGCATTGTGTTGGCAAGTAAAAAAATGGATGAATATTTAGCGATTGAAGATGATGAAGTAGAAGAAGCAAAGGAGGTCAAATGA
- a CDS encoding NADH-ubiquinone oxidoreductase subunit E family protein: MQRYDLRHLGDDFYGRMLEIIDETSMGEVSIFMFEIGDFSPVQKSADVIKEAGWTLMNSLKFNEADWTIVVKKVKSEVE; this comes from the coding sequence ATGCAACGTTATGACTTACGCCATTTGGGCGATGATTTTTACGGGCGTATGCTTGAGATTATTGATGAGACTTCTATGGGCGAAGTATCTATCTTTATGTTTGAGATTGGTGATTTCTCTCCTGTTCAAAAAAGTGCAGATGTGATTAAAGAAGCAGGTTGGACATTGATGAATTCGTTGAAGTTCAATGAAGCAGACTGGACGATTGTCGTAAAAAAAGTGAAAAGTGAAGTAGAGTAA
- the nuoD gene encoding NADH dehydrogenase (quinone) subunit D: MQKVNRLKPFFENIAFEREDNHMIVNFGPQHPSAHGQLRLILELDGEKVSKATPDIGYLHRGMEKMAENMIYNEFLPTTDRMDYIAATANNYGFALAVEKLIGLEVPRRAKVIRMMLLELNRISSHLFWLATHALDVGAMTIFLYAFREREYTLDLIEDYCGARLTHSSVRIGGVPLDLPKGWIDNLNKFINHLPLDIADYEGLLDQNRIWKMRLEDVGVVTPEQAQSWGCSGPMLRGSGIAWDIRKEEPYELYDEVEFDVPVSTTCDSYGRYKLHMEEMRQSVRILKQLIPMYAQTSPEIMAHAPGYISAPKEQIMTQNYSLMQHFVLVTQGMRPPVGEVYVATESPKGELGFYINSQGDPYPYRLKLRAPSFFHTAILQEILVGEYLADVVAIIGNANIVFGEIDR, encoded by the coding sequence ATGCAAAAAGTCAATCGTCTAAAACCGTTTTTTGAAAACATTGCTTTTGAGCGTGAAGACAATCATATGATCGTTAACTTTGGTCCTCAACACCCTAGTGCACATGGTCAGCTTCGTCTCATTTTAGAACTCGATGGCGAAAAAGTGAGCAAAGCAACTCCAGATATTGGCTATCTACATCGTGGTATGGAGAAAATGGCTGAAAATATGATCTATAATGAGTTTTTGCCAACCACCGATAGAATGGACTACATTGCAGCAACAGCCAATAACTACGGCTTTGCCCTAGCAGTTGAAAAGCTCATTGGTCTTGAAGTGCCTCGTCGTGCGAAGGTCATTCGTATGATGCTACTAGAACTCAATCGTATCTCTTCTCATCTTTTCTGGCTTGCAACGCATGCCCTTGATGTGGGTGCTATGACCATTTTCCTTTACGCATTTAGGGAGAGAGAGTATACACTTGATTTGATTGAAGACTACTGTGGTGCACGTTTAACACACTCTTCGGTCAGAATCGGTGGTGTTCCACTTGATTTGCCCAAAGGTTGGATAGACAATCTTAATAAATTTATTAATCATTTACCACTTGATATCGCTGATTACGAAGGCTTGCTAGATCAAAACCGTATTTGGAAAATGCGTTTAGAAGATGTGGGTGTGGTAACACCTGAGCAAGCACAAAGCTGGGGCTGTTCTGGTCCTATGCTAAGAGGTTCTGGCATCGCATGGGATATTCGTAAAGAAGAACCATATGAGCTTTATGATGAAGTCGAGTTTGATGTACCTGTGAGTACAACCTGTGATAGTTATGGAAGGTATAAGCTTCATATGGAAGAGATGCGACAAAGCGTTCGCATTTTAAAACAACTGATTCCAATGTATGCCCAAACATCACCTGAAATTATGGCACATGCACCTGGGTACATTTCCGCTCCAAAAGAGCAAATCATGACACAAAATTATTCATTGATGCAACACTTTGTTTTAGTAACACAAGGTATGCGTCCACCAGTGGGCGAAGTATATGTGGCAACGGAATCGCCAAAAGGAGAATTAGGTTTTTACATTAATTCACAAGGTGATCCGTACCCATACAGATTAAAACTTAGAGCACCTAGTTTCTTCCATACAGCAATTTTGCAAGAAATTTTAGTAGGTGAATACTTAGCTGACGTTGTAGCAATCATTGGTAATGCTAACATCGTTTTTGGCGAAATTGACAGATAG
- a CDS encoding NADH-quinone oxidoreductase subunit G has protein sequence MSDVLITIDGKQCKATEGEYVLGVARRNGIFIPALCYVTNCSPTLACRLCLVDIDGKRAYSCNARAKEGMSVITKTEEIEKERRAIMEIYDINHPLECGVCDQSGECELQNYTLHMGVDSQHHCIADTHRPTKNWGKIHYDSSLCIVCERCVTVCKDMIGESALKTVPRGGAELDKSWKDKTEKDAYAMWNKLQKSIIGVASGAETLDCTQCGECTAVCPVGALVGTDFQYTSNAWELKKIPAANPHSSDCSLLFYDVKHTSISNPEPKIYRVSSEHNYAPLHTAARYGFDFHNEVAGKDEAAFNKAVELLKTKVDTIAFDSYITNEEALILQKLKEKFGYKLVNVDAKVYQDFLKNFASTSGKSLYSGNLESIRSSNFVVSFGTAIKTDSPNAGYAMNNAIGMNKGAGVYLHPVADPIVSAYSKNLLSVTHNIGTEEAIAYLLLDLFGDKEAMPKSVVDYLASFHTIEKKTIQESVKEEVKEMVKDEESGEEKEVVNTITKLVDKEIEIDTNALVSMIGAEADLIEKITKLLDKKDSFSLIVGEDLYTHPRAENIAKLLGLIERFTAFSLVIIPSRTNTLGVSLICDLDDAKGNFTLGYNVKGDFTLSSLGKGDLSMPALNQQEGTFSSMNKRVVPTNAALHFKGYCLNDIANALGLEAEWTIDYTPYLPSEKGFKNEKFDNLPNRYENDGTENRGYALSSFSVTSHDEVEPIAPFSTKEGDVVYRANPVHQFSAFTNKAHQLNEAGALYVSSAFLEAKNLQDGSVVTVENEAGEKLVIALKEEKMIDGLIAYLPTFDTKIDTTPFFKDGYRFAHVVIKGVSHV, from the coding sequence ATGAGCGATGTTTTAATAACCATAGATGGAAAACAGTGTAAAGCAACGGAGGGTGAGTACGTTTTAGGTGTTGCGCGCAGAAATGGTATCTTTATTCCAGCGCTTTGTTATGTCACCAACTGTTCACCAACCTTAGCGTGTCGTTTGTGTTTGGTGGATATTGATGGTAAGCGTGCTTACAGCTGTAATGCTCGCGCCAAAGAGGGTATGAGCGTCATCACTAAAACGGAAGAGATCGAAAAAGAGCGCAGAGCGATCATGGAGATCTATGACATCAACCATCCATTAGAGTGTGGTGTGTGTGACCAAAGTGGTGAATGTGAACTCCAAAACTACACCTTACATATGGGTGTCGATAGTCAACATCACTGCATTGCTGATACGCATCGCCCGACTAAAAATTGGGGTAAAATCCACTACGATTCTTCTTTGTGTATTGTCTGTGAGCGTTGTGTCACCGTTTGTAAAGATATGATCGGTGAATCAGCGCTTAAAACAGTTCCTAGAGGGGGCGCTGAGCTTGATAAATCATGGAAAGATAAAACCGAAAAAGACGCATACGCGATGTGGAACAAGCTCCAAAAATCCATCATTGGAGTGGCAAGTGGTGCTGAAACACTCGATTGTACGCAGTGTGGTGAATGTACAGCAGTTTGTCCTGTAGGCGCACTCGTTGGAACAGATTTTCAATACACATCCAATGCATGGGAACTTAAAAAAATCCCTGCAGCAAATCCACACAGTTCAGACTGTTCACTTCTTTTTTATGATGTGAAGCATACAAGTATTAGCAATCCTGAACCTAAAATTTATCGTGTCAGTAGCGAACATAACTATGCACCTCTACATACCGCGGCACGTTATGGTTTTGACTTCCACAATGAAGTTGCAGGTAAAGATGAGGCTGCCTTTAATAAAGCCGTTGAGCTTTTAAAAACCAAAGTTGATACCATTGCTTTTGACAGCTATATCACCAATGAAGAGGCGCTCATCCTTCAAAAGCTCAAAGAGAAGTTTGGTTATAAGCTCGTGAATGTTGATGCTAAAGTGTATCAAGATTTCCTCAAGAATTTTGCAAGTACATCAGGAAAAAGCTTATACAGTGGCAATTTAGAGAGTATTCGCTCTTCTAATTTTGTTGTCAGTTTTGGTACAGCGATTAAAACCGATAGCCCAAATGCAGGCTATGCGATGAACAATGCGATTGGTATGAACAAAGGTGCGGGGGTATATCTCCATCCTGTGGCTGATCCTATTGTTTCGGCATATTCTAAAAATTTACTCAGTGTTACCCATAACATTGGTACAGAAGAAGCCATTGCTTATCTGTTGCTCGATCTTTTTGGTGACAAAGAGGCAATGCCTAAGAGTGTTGTAGACTACTTAGCATCTTTTCACACCATAGAGAAGAAAACTATCCAAGAGAGCGTCAAAGAAGAAGTCAAAGAGATGGTGAAAGACGAAGAGAGTGGTGAAGAAAAAGAAGTGGTGAACACCATTACAAAACTGGTAGATAAAGAGATTGAAATCGACACCAATGCTTTAGTCAGTATGATTGGAGCAGAAGCGGACTTAATCGAGAAAATCACAAAACTGCTAGATAAAAAAGATAGCTTTAGTCTCATCGTTGGTGAAGATCTTTACACACATCCAAGAGCTGAAAATATTGCAAAACTTTTAGGCTTGATTGAGCGTTTTACAGCGTTTTCTTTAGTCATCATCCCATCACGCACCAATACACTGGGTGTTTCACTCATCTGTGATTTGGATGATGCCAAGGGCAATTTTACGCTCGGCTATAACGTCAAGGGTGACTTTACACTCAGTAGCTTAGGTAAGGGTGATCTCTCTATGCCTGCTCTGAACCAACAAGAGGGAACATTCTCTTCCATGAACAAGCGCGTTGTTCCTACCAATGCGGCATTGCATTTCAAAGGCTATTGTCTGAATGACATCGCGAATGCTCTTGGATTGGAAGCAGAGTGGACGATTGATTATACGCCGTACTTACCAAGTGAGAAAGGCTTTAAGAACGAGAAGTTTGATAATTTGCCAAATCGTTATGAAAACGATGGTACAGAAAATAGAGGGTATGCACTTTCCTCTTTCAGTGTTACAAGCCATGATGAGGTTGAGCCAATAGCGCCTTTCTCAACAAAAGAGGGCGATGTAGTCTATAGAGCTAACCCTGTACATCAATTTAGCGCCTTTACAAACAAAGCACATCAGCTTAATGAAGCAGGAGCGCTTTATGTTTCATCTGCATTCTTGGAAGCAAAAAATCTTCAAGATGGTTCTGTTGTTACCGTTGAAAATGAGGCAGGTGAGAAACTGGTAATTGCACTCAAAGAAGAGAAAATGATCGATGGACTGATCGCTTATCTTCCAACGTTTGATACCAAAATCGACACCACACCATTCTTTAAAGATGGGTATCGATTTGCGCATGTAGTGATTAAAGGAGTTTCTCATGTTTGA
- the nuoL gene encoding NADH-quinone oxidoreductase subunit L, with amino-acid sequence MEKYLYTALFAPLVSSLFVAIFAARPKMLFTGIVASMLIAISMISSFVLLIDVNTYGPLHVTMMDWIAAGNLEIPFGFVVDEVSVIMMVTVTLVSTIVHIYSIGYMDHDKSFNRFFSYLSAFVFSMMILVMSDNFVGLFIGWEGVGLCSWLLIGFWYHKHSASWAANEAFIMNRIADLGMLMGLFLIYWNVGSFQYDDVFASVKGMDPVLLATIGMFLFIGAMGKSAQFPLHTWLADAMEGPTPVSALIHAATMVTAGVYLVIRCGELYSLIPEVGFAIASLGAFVAVFAASMALVNNDLKRIIAYSTLSQLGYMFVAAGLGAYWIALFHLMTHAFFKSLLFLGAGNVMHAMHDELNIKKMGGLYGSMKATAILMSVASVALAGIYPFAGFFSKDKILEVAFNEGAYFLWFALFIGAGLTAFYSFRLVMLVFFGEKEYVKYGLHPHEAQPFVIYALLPLGLLAVIAGFFEHTFEGFVTRLLAQYEIHIEHGTEVLLIAGTLGIALSGIAFAVYMYRRGGFPKSWEGSFGYKLLSNQYYIPKLYELYIMRPFSALATFAWQKIDTKIVDFTVDLIARIIYSTGQNARKMQSGNLSDMLRWMIVGMIVLLTLAIFYRPMV; translated from the coding sequence ATGGAAAAATATCTTTATACAGCACTTTTTGCACCTTTGGTAAGCTCTTTGTTTGTGGCCATTTTTGCGGCACGCCCGAAGATGCTTTTTACAGGTATTGTGGCTTCTATGCTTATTGCGATTTCAATGATTTCATCGTTTGTGTTGCTCATTGATGTCAATACCTATGGACCGTTACATGTCACGATGATGGATTGGATCGCAGCAGGTAACTTGGAGATTCCATTTGGCTTTGTTGTTGATGAAGTCTCTGTTATTATGATGGTTACGGTAACACTCGTTTCAACGATTGTTCATATCTATTCTATCGGTTATATGGACCATGATAAGAGCTTTAACCGCTTCTTCTCGTACCTTTCAGCGTTTGTTTTCTCAATGATGATTTTGGTCATGAGTGACAACTTTGTAGGTCTTTTCATTGGATGGGAAGGTGTGGGGCTTTGTTCATGGCTACTGATTGGTTTTTGGTACCACAAACACTCCGCTTCGTGGGCAGCAAATGAAGCGTTTATTATGAACCGTATCGCCGATCTTGGCATGCTTATGGGACTTTTTCTTATTTACTGGAATGTGGGCTCTTTCCAATACGATGATGTTTTCGCAAGTGTTAAAGGTATGGATCCTGTACTTCTTGCTACCATCGGTATGTTTTTATTTATCGGTGCAATGGGTAAATCAGCACAATTTCCACTCCATACATGGCTTGCAGATGCGATGGAAGGTCCAACGCCTGTTTCAGCGCTTATTCATGCCGCAACCATGGTAACTGCGGGTGTTTATCTTGTCATTCGTTGTGGAGAACTGTATAGCCTTATCCCAGAAGTGGGCTTTGCGATTGCTTCTCTTGGAGCTTTTGTAGCCGTGTTTGCTGCTTCTATGGCACTCGTCAATAACGATCTTAAACGTATTATTGCTTATTCTACACTCTCACAATTAGGCTATATGTTTGTTGCAGCAGGACTTGGTGCGTATTGGATTGCACTGTTCCACCTTATGACACATGCTTTTTTTAAATCATTGCTATTCCTTGGTGCTGGTAACGTTATGCACGCGATGCATGATGAACTGAACATTAAAAAGATGGGTGGACTTTATGGTTCAATGAAAGCAACCGCTATTTTGATGAGTGTGGCTTCTGTTGCATTAGCTGGAATTTATCCGTTTGCAGGCTTCTTTTCTAAAGATAAGATCTTGGAAGTTGCCTTTAATGAGGGAGCGTATTTTCTGTGGTTTGCACTTTTCATTGGTGCTGGTTTGACAGCGTTTTATAGCTTCCGTTTAGTCATGCTCGTTTTCTTTGGCGAAAAAGAGTATGTGAAGTATGGTTTGCATCCACATGAAGCACAACCGTTTGTTATTTATGCACTGCTTCCGTTAGGACTTTTAGCGGTTATCGCAGGTTTCTTTGAACATACTTTTGAAGGATTTGTTACACGTCTTTTAGCCCAATATGAAATTCACATTGAGCATGGAACAGAAGTCCTTTTAATTGCAGGAACACTTGGAATTGCCCTAAGCGGTATAGCATTTGCCGTTTATATGTACAGACGTGGAGGTTTCCCAAAATCATGGGAGGGAAGTTTTGGTTACAAACTATTGAGTAATCAGTACTACATTCCAAAATTGTATGAATTGTATATTATGCGACCATTTAGTGCATTGGCAACATTTGCATGGCAAAAAATTGATACAAAAATTGTGGACTTTACCGTAGATTTAATTGCAAGAATTATTTATTCAACAGGGCAAAATGCCAGAAAAATGCAAAGTGGAAATCTCTCTGATATGCTCAGGTGGATGATTGTAGGTATGATCGTTTTACTTACACTTGCAATTTTTTATAGACCAATGGTGTAG
- the nuoI gene encoding NADH-quinone oxidoreductase subunit NuoI: MELKDFKQRNIAPGYIFFDGEKKPENGWQAFKKVVRRTLKSELFVGLWIVLREMIRFDIHTIRYPAEKFEMSPRYRAIHRLLRLFESGNERCIGCGLCEKICIANCIRMETHVDEKSRKVVSEYSINFGRCIFCGYCAEVCPELAIVHGVEYENASEQRAHFGLKDDMLTPLDTFKAKQQKEFPGFGALSDNADENVKQTPLAY; encoded by the coding sequence ATGGAATTAAAAGATTTTAAACAACGTAACATTGCCCCTGGTTACATCTTTTTTGATGGTGAAAAAAAACCAGAAAATGGATGGCAAGCGTTTAAAAAAGTTGTAAGACGAACGCTTAAAAGTGAGCTTTTCGTAGGACTTTGGATTGTACTAAGAGAGATGATTCGTTTTGATATTCATACGATTCGGTATCCAGCAGAAAAATTTGAAATGAGCCCAAGATATAGAGCAATTCACCGTTTGCTTCGTTTATTTGAAAGCGGTAATGAGAGATGTATCGGGTGTGGATTGTGCGAAAAAATTTGTATTGCTAATTGTATTCGCATGGAAACACATGTGGATGAAAAAAGCCGTAAAGTTGTTAGTGAATATAGCATTAACTTTGGTCGTTGTATCTTCTGTGGGTATTGTGCAGAAGTGTGTCCAGAACTTGCTATTGTACATGGGGTGGAGTATGAAAATGCTAGCGAGCAGAGAGCCCATTTTGGCCTTAAAGACGATATGCTTACTCCTCTTGATACTTTTAAAGCCAAACAACAAAAAGAGTTTCCAGGTTTTGGTGCATTAAGTGATAATGCTGACGAAAACGTGAAACAAACACCATTAGCGTATTGA
- the nuoH gene encoding NADH-quinone oxidoreductase subunit NuoH: MFETAVIIETVVKAVVVVAVVAGMAGFATFIERKVLAFMQRRLGPMHVGPYGLLQLAADGIKLFTKEDIVPQNAVKPIFMIAPVIAAVTAFVAMAAVPYFPEFTLFGYVIHPIISDINVALLYVMGVASVGIYGPLLAGMSSANKWSLLGAARAVVQMLSFEVVSGLSVLAPIMMIGSLSLIDINDYQNGGVTHWLVWKQPLAFILFAMAGFMETNRAPFDTVEFEAEVVAGYATEYSGMRWGLFFIGEYANMITISVLVSIIFMGGYNPIWFIPGAIAMLLKVSLWVFLFLWVRAAWPHIRPDQLMWVCWKVLMPLAVINILITGFVLI; this comes from the coding sequence ATGTTTGAAACCGCTGTCATTATTGAAACCGTTGTCAAAGCGGTAGTGGTTGTAGCTGTTGTTGCAGGTATGGCAGGCTTTGCAACGTTTATTGAACGAAAAGTGCTCGCTTTTATGCAACGCCGTCTTGGACCGATGCACGTTGGACCGTATGGTTTATTACAACTCGCAGCTGATGGTATCAAGCTCTTCACAAAAGAAGATATTGTCCCTCAAAATGCGGTGAAACCAATCTTTATGATTGCCCCAGTTATTGCTGCAGTCACTGCATTTGTTGCGATGGCAGCAGTGCCGTATTTTCCAGAATTCACACTCTTTGGCTATGTGATTCACCCCATTATCTCCGATATTAACGTAGCACTTCTGTATGTCATGGGTGTTGCATCGGTGGGTATTTATGGACCACTGCTTGCGGGTATGAGTAGTGCTAATAAATGGTCACTTTTAGGTGCAGCACGTGCGGTTGTACAGATGCTTTCCTTTGAAGTGGTCAGTGGTTTGTCCGTCCTTGCACCGATTATGATGATAGGTTCACTTTCATTGATTGATATTAACGACTACCAAAATGGTGGTGTAACACATTGGCTTGTTTGGAAACAACCTTTAGCATTTATTTTATTTGCAATGGCAGGATTTATGGAGACCAACCGTGCTCCTTTTGATACCGTAGAGTTTGAAGCAGAAGTTGTTGCAGGTTATGCAACAGAGTATTCAGGTATGCGTTGGGGTCTCTTTTTCATCGGTGAGTATGCCAATATGATTACGATTTCTGTCCTTGTAAGCATCATTTTTATGGGTGGTTATAATCCAATCTGGTTTATTCCTGGTGCTATTGCAATGTTGTTAAAAGTTTCATTGTGGGTATTCCTTTTCTTGTGGGTGAGAGCAGCATGGCCACATATCAGACCTGATCAGTTGATGTGGGTCTGTTGGAAAGTATTAATGCCTTTAGCAGTAATCAATATTTTGATTACTGGCTTTGTGCTAATTTAG
- a CDS encoding NADH-quinone oxidoreductase subunit C — MMRSYSDKQNVQKKAYYNDRYFVAPQIPKEDVETDEIFANDVSVLKTKFEIKEAYIQRGQLVIYIDPRDNVSVLQTLRDELSYNFLSEHSAIDWLAKSGEFEILYQLLSTSKRKRLRVKCFIQEKEVLKSVIGVYKSADWAEREMYDMFGVIISGHPYMKRILMPDDWYDHPLRKTYPLHGDEVAQWYEIDKIFGKEYRDIIGPEERDSARVDESDTYRFARLNHEVPFGAEPSSEKTVTDYQEEGGVFIVKKLKKEDAKIVKERY, encoded by the coding sequence ATGATGAGAAGTTATAGCGATAAACAAAACGTTCAAAAAAAAGCGTATTACAATGACCGCTATTTTGTAGCACCCCAGATTCCTAAAGAAGATGTAGAAACGGATGAAATTTTTGCCAATGATGTATCGGTTTTAAAAACAAAGTTTGAGATTAAAGAAGCCTATATTCAAAGAGGGCAGTTAGTTATTTATATTGACCCAAGAGACAATGTAAGCGTATTGCAAACTCTTAGAGATGAACTTTCGTATAATTTTTTAAGTGAACACAGTGCGATTGATTGGTTAGCGAAAAGTGGTGAGTTTGAGATTTTGTACCAACTGCTTTCAACCTCAAAGCGTAAACGCCTTCGTGTAAAATGTTTTATTCAAGAAAAAGAAGTACTTAAAAGCGTCATTGGTGTTTATAAAAGTGCCGATTGGGCAGAGCGTGAGATGTATGATATGTTTGGTGTTATCATTAGCGGACATCCGTATATGAAACGTATCTTAATGCCTGATGATTGGTATGATCATCCACTTCGTAAAACGTATCCATTGCATGGTGACGAAGTAGCACAATGGTATGAAATCGATAAAATTTTTGGCAAAGAGTACCGCGATATCATAGGACCAGAAGAAAGAGATAGCGCACGTGTCGATGAGAGCGATACCTATCGTTTTGCACGCCTTAATCACGAAGTTCCTTTTGGTGCAGAACCTAGTAGCGAAAAAACAGTCACTGACTACCAAGAAGAAGGTGGAGTGTTTATCGTGAAAAAGCTCAAAAAAGAAGATGCCAAAATTGTGAAAGAGAGATACTAA
- a CDS encoding NAD(P)H-quinone oxidoreductase subunit 3 → MTSLSHMDFAHPYFGAFFLLAFGAVVFYGITVLARVVSRSMARLDTEKLKLTIYECGPEVTKQPNKISAHFYLFAVLFILFDVEIIFMFPWAVDFKVLGMFGFVEMILFVIILTIGFVYAWKKGALEWHSIR, encoded by the coding sequence TGGATTTTGCCCATCCTTATTTTGGAGCTTTTTTCCTCCTCGCATTTGGTGCAGTTGTATTTTATGGCATCACTGTATTGGCTCGTGTTGTCAGTCGAAGTATGGCACGTCTCGATACAGAAAAGCTTAAACTCACAATTTATGAGTGTGGACCAGAAGTAACCAAGCAGCCCAATAAAATTTCTGCACACTTTTATCTCTTTGCAGTTTTGTTTATTTTGTTTGATGTAGAGATTATCTTTATGTTTCCATGGGCAGTTGATTTTAAAGTTCTTGGTATGTTTGGTTTTGTTGAGATGATTTTATTTGTGATTATTCTGACAATAGGTTTTGTATATGCATGGAAAAAAGGAGCGCTCGAATGGCACAGCATAAGATAA
- the nuoK gene encoding NADH-quinone oxidoreductase subunit NuoK, with amino-acid sequence MITLTHYLILTGILFSIGLVGVMRRTNLLMLFFSTEILLNAINIGFVAVSKYYGDLTGQMFAFFIIAVAASEVAVGLGLLILWYKRNGSVDLNSLQMMKG; translated from the coding sequence ATGATTACCTTAACTCATTACCTTATTTTAACAGGTATCTTATTTTCTATCGGACTTGTAGGTGTTATGCGACGTACAAATCTTTTGATGCTCTTTTTCTCAACTGAAATTTTACTCAATGCTATTAATATTGGTTTTGTTGCAGTTTCTAAATACTACGGGGATCTTACGGGGCAAATGTTTGCCTTTTTTATCATTGCAGTAGCGGCAAGTGAAGTCGCTGTTGGTCTTGGACTTCTTATTTTATGGTACAAGCGCAATGGTTCTGTTGATCTTAATAGCCTTCAGATGATGAAAGGGTAA